The following proteins are co-located in the Rheinheimera salexigens genome:
- a CDS encoding SRPBCC family protein, whose product MFEINHRVGIDASPAKIYSALTTDDGLALWWTNDISGAGDVGSTIKFRFNGAGPDFVVTELIPNKAVRWQHSGHVPESWMGTEILFQLQVDGQQTFVRFTHSNWQESTDFMAHYSTKWAVFLISLKDAVETNQGRPFPNDIQIDHS is encoded by the coding sequence ATGTTTGAAATAAATCACCGAGTTGGTATTGATGCTTCACCGGCAAAGATTTATAGCGCATTAACTACAGATGATGGCTTGGCTCTATGGTGGACAAACGATATATCAGGAGCTGGAGATGTCGGTTCAACAATTAAATTTCGCTTTAATGGCGCAGGGCCAGACTTTGTAGTTACAGAACTAATACCTAATAAAGCGGTGCGTTGGCAGCACTCAGGGCATGTTCCTGAGTCATGGATGGGAACAGAAATATTGTTTCAACTACAAGTTGATGGCCAGCAAACATTTGTTAGGTTTACCCATTCAAATTGGCAAGAATCTACCGATTTTATGGCGCATTACAGCACTAAGTGGGCTGTTTTTTTAATCAGTCTCAAAGATGCAGTGGAAACTAATCAAGGCAGACCATTTCCAAATGATATTCAAATAGACCATTCTTGA
- a CDS encoding DUF3592 domain-containing protein — protein sequence MELIIYFQEMWQLAIQGQTQGIWFWAGLYTFIVCVYSVKLQLSTRHWPWVEGDLSNIGTAKFGATDKIISNQKYVSKALYQYRVSGVDYNGNKISPWVVVVSHNAKAILEKQLLGIQHLPSGKVKVYYKPSNPQKSFLIIAGKMGIFITLVISVLPLIGFYFKYYT from the coding sequence ATGGAGTTAATTATTTATTTTCAAGAAATGTGGCAATTGGCAATTCAAGGGCAAACTCAGGGGATTTGGTTTTGGGCTGGCTTGTATACTTTTATTGTGTGTGTTTATTCAGTGAAACTACAACTAAGTACAAGACACTGGCCTTGGGTTGAAGGCGACTTATCTAATATTGGCACTGCGAAGTTTGGTGCAACAGATAAAATTATATCTAACCAAAAATACGTCTCTAAAGCGTTGTATCAGTACAGGGTGTCTGGTGTAGATTATAACGGCAACAAAATTTCGCCTTGGGTTGTAGTGGTTAGCCACAACGCAAAAGCTATCCTTGAAAAGCAACTATTGGGTATTCAGCACTTGCCTAGTGGGAAAGTTAAGGTTTACTACAAGCCAAGTAATCCGCAAAAAAGCTTTCTAATTATTGCCGGAAAAATGGGTATATTTATTACCCTCGTAATAAGTGTGCTGCCATTAATCGGCTTTTATTTTAAATACTATACGTAA
- a CDS encoding RluA family pseudouridine synthase, whose protein sequence is MLSSTTDIIVDAVDKFDAVDKFDVVDNFVAPVCADFVQILYQDADILLINKPSGLLSLSGKNPLNWDSVHYRLVHGQAGVTPAFPQAKLPHRLDFGTSGIMVVGLNAQSAQHLNKQFQAGTIQKRYLAVLEGWLADDKGQIEAAIAKDKSCFPRVKICPSSGKTALTEYTVLQRSQQPNRSLVQYTPHTGRTHQLRIHSLAIGHPILGCDLYHSEHSQQLAKRLLLHASALYFQHPTSGETFHGQCACPF, encoded by the coding sequence ATGCTTAGCTCGACTACGGACATTATCGTTGATGCCGTTGATAAATTTGATGCCGTTGATAAATTTGATGTTGTTGACAACTTTGTCGCGCCAGTGTGTGCCGATTTTGTGCAAATTCTATATCAAGATGCCGACATTCTGCTGATCAATAAACCTAGTGGACTGCTGAGTTTGTCGGGTAAAAATCCGTTAAATTGGGATTCAGTGCACTATCGTTTAGTGCATGGCCAAGCCGGAGTAACACCGGCATTTCCGCAAGCAAAGTTACCGCATCGCTTAGATTTTGGTACCTCAGGTATTATGGTAGTGGGGCTAAATGCCCAGTCGGCGCAACATCTCAACAAACAGTTTCAAGCAGGCACGATACAAAAGCGCTACCTAGCGGTGCTAGAGGGTTGGCTTGCAGATGATAAAGGACAGATTGAAGCTGCCATCGCCAAAGATAAAAGCTGTTTTCCTAGAGTAAAAATTTGCCCCAGCAGCGGCAAGACCGCCCTAACTGAATACACAGTTTTACAGCGTTCTCAGCAACCCAATCGCAGCCTAGTGCAATACACCCCGCATACTGGGCGTACTCATCAATTACGTATTCACAGCTTGGCAATAGGCCATCCAATCCTTGGCTGTGATCTGTATCATAGTGAGCATAGTCAGCAGTTGGCAAAACGGTTACTATTACACGCTAGTGCGTTATATTTTCAGCATCCAACTAGCGGTGAAACTTTTCATGGCCAATGCGCCTGTCCGTTTTAA
- the catB gene encoding type B chloramphenicol O-acetyltransferase: MMNFFESPFSGIPLQEQVANPNIVVGRHSYYSGYYHGHSFDDCVRYLAADRTDVDKLIIGNFCSIGSGAVFMMAGNQGHRHDWISTFPFFYKGNDKFSSAQDGFERAGDTVIENDVWIGSEAMIMSGMTIGHGAIIASRAVVTKDVEPYEIVGSNPAKHIKYRFSSEKIKMLLEMEWWNWSDSELKACMNLLCSADIEGLYKHWFAEIRT; encoded by the coding sequence ATTATGAACTTTTTTGAATCTCCATTTTCTGGCATCCCGTTACAGGAGCAGGTTGCAAATCCGAATATTGTAGTCGGACGGCATAGCTATTATTCAGGTTACTACCATGGGCATAGTTTTGATGATTGTGTGCGCTATTTAGCGGCAGATAGAACAGACGTTGACAAACTTATCATAGGCAATTTCTGCTCAATTGGTTCTGGGGCTGTCTTTATGATGGCGGGTAATCAAGGCCATCGACATGATTGGATAAGTACCTTTCCATTTTTCTATAAAGGCAATGATAAATTTTCCAGTGCGCAAGATGGCTTTGAGCGCGCAGGTGATACAGTCATAGAAAATGACGTTTGGATTGGTTCAGAAGCAATGATTATGTCAGGGATGACAATAGGCCATGGGGCAATAATAGCTAGTCGAGCTGTTGTGACTAAAGATGTGGAACCATACGAAATCGTTGGCTCAAATCCAGCAAAACATATCAAGTACCGCTTCTCTAGCGAAAAAATTAAAATGCTATTAGAAATGGAGTGGTGGAATTGGTCGGATAGTGAATTGAAAGCGTGCATGAATTTACTATGTTCAGCAGATATTGAAGGCTTGTATAAGCACTGGTTTGCTGAAATTCGCACATAA
- a CDS encoding DUF4287 domain-containing protein, with product MDKALQTMINNMPEKTGKNLEQWIEILNKQNFEKHAMAVKFLKTEHGVSHGFANTIVTLSKEKDAPSVDLVANQYTGKEQLKPIYTALIAAVEKFGEDVVITPKKGSVSLIRKIQFALIKPATKTRIDLGLKLPDVQVQGRLENSGPFGTMCTHRIQLHTVADINAEVIDWLLLAYQRSV from the coding sequence ATGGATAAAGCTCTGCAAACGATGATAAATAACATGCCAGAGAAAACCGGTAAAAATCTAGAACAGTGGATTGAAATATTAAACAAACAAAACTTCGAAAAGCATGCAATGGCTGTGAAGTTTTTAAAAACCGAACATGGCGTAAGCCATGGTTTTGCCAATACCATAGTGACTTTATCTAAAGAAAAAGATGCCCCTAGCGTGGATTTAGTTGCTAACCAATACACGGGTAAAGAACAACTTAAGCCCATTTATACCGCACTAATTGCCGCAGTAGAAAAGTTTGGTGAGGATGTTGTCATTACGCCGAAAAAAGGCAGCGTAAGTTTAATTAGAAAAATTCAGTTTGCTTTAATCAAGCCTGCTACTAAAACCAGAATAGACTTGGGTTTAAAGTTACCTGATGTGCAAGTACAAGGACGCTTAGAAAATTCAGGGCCATTTGGCACCATGTGCACTCATCGCATACAGCTACATACTGTTGCTGATATAAATGCTGAAGTGATTGATTGGTTGCTATTAGCCTATCAGCGTTCAGTTTAA
- a CDS encoding Crp/Fnr family transcriptional regulator, whose amino-acid sequence MISRLYQPTPSQNYLLAAMSDEARQRIYPALERVVLPAKKDLYESEHKLGYVYFPTNSVVSILYSMGSGESAEIATVGNEGIIGVTVLMGSDDYTIRAQVHGEGNAYRLLSSVLKDEFSRNKQIQLVMLSYIQRLFFHVAQVALCNRYHTIEQQVCRCLLLFADRCPDRFLTLTQVQIAKLLGVRREGVTIAAGKLHQLGAISYHRGCISILDKNKLQQLGCDCYSVLKQRGA is encoded by the coding sequence ATGATTAGCCGTTTGTATCAACCAACACCGAGCCAAAATTATTTATTAGCTGCGATGTCAGACGAAGCTCGTCAGCGAATTTATCCTGCTCTAGAGCGGGTAGTATTGCCCGCGAAGAAAGATCTGTATGAATCGGAGCATAAACTAGGCTATGTGTATTTCCCTACAAATAGTGTTGTATCAATCTTGTACTCAATGGGATCTGGCGAGTCGGCAGAAATTGCCACCGTAGGTAATGAAGGTATTATTGGTGTGACAGTATTAATGGGCAGTGATGACTATACAATCCGAGCGCAGGTGCATGGTGAAGGTAATGCTTATCGGCTATTAAGTTCTGTTTTAAAAGATGAATTTAGTCGTAACAAACAAATACAACTGGTGATGCTAAGTTACATTCAACGACTATTTTTTCATGTGGCACAAGTTGCCCTATGCAATCGTTACCACACTATTGAACAGCAAGTATGTCGTTGTTTGTTATTGTTCGCAGATCGTTGCCCAGACCGATTCTTGACCTTAACTCAAGTGCAAATAGCTAAACTGCTAGGGGTGCGTCGAGAAGGTGTCACTATTGCAGCTGGTAAACTGCATCAGTTAGGTGCTATTAGTTATCATCGCGGTTGTATCAGCATATTAGATAAAAACAAGCTGCAGCAGTTAGGGTGTGACTGTTATTCAGTACTTAAACAAAGAGGAGCCTAG
- a CDS encoding DUF503 domain-containing protein — MHISILTMAFSLPGCGSLKEKRQRMGGLHEKFGRNPAVAVCESGEHNRHDASEWSFVVVGASRREVESLCSQIEDKIQHSVQGRIINITCERI, encoded by the coding sequence ATGCATATTAGTATTCTAACCATGGCCTTTTCTTTACCGGGCTGTGGTTCTTTGAAAGAAAAAAGGCAACGTATGGGCGGCCTGCATGAAAAATTCGGGCGTAATCCTGCAGTAGCGGTCTGTGAAAGCGGTGAACACAACCGGCACGATGCCAGCGAATGGTCGTTTGTGGTGGTAGGCGCCTCAAGACGCGAGGTCGAATCGCTGTGTAGTCAAATTGAAGACAAAATTCAGCACAGCGTTCAAGGACGTATCATCAATATAACGTGTGAACGGATTTAA
- a CDS encoding Replicative DNA helicase encodes MINTKIYKSVYTLAEKLMDADKKGNKQAFDTHYAELKAICIDNENTNKDHPEQWETLADFTEELEDALAGYEKALEKAVAINSKDHMASIAFSMAILQIELGQTDAAINNLQAAKISANKIEDREFKVEIDELLAKLLAD; translated from the coding sequence ATGATAAATACCAAAATATATAAGTCGGTGTATACCTTAGCTGAAAAGTTAATGGACGCCGACAAAAAAGGCAATAAACAGGCATTTGATACGCATTATGCAGAGTTGAAGGCCATTTGTATCGATAACGAAAATACCAATAAAGATCACCCAGAACAATGGGAAACGCTTGCCGACTTTACAGAAGAGCTAGAAGACGCATTGGCGGGATATGAAAAAGCCCTAGAAAAAGCCGTCGCTATTAATTCAAAAGACCATATGGCATCTATCGCATTCTCCATGGCGATATTGCAAATTGAACTAGGTCAAACTGACGCGGCTATCAACAATTTGCAAGCGGCAAAAATTAGCGCTAATAAAATTGAAGATAGAGAATTTAAAGTCGAAATAGACGAGCTATTGGCCAAGCTTTTAGCAGACTAA
- a CDS encoding CPBP family intramembrane glutamic endopeptidase: protein MNSDVQTKAFLDKYTTLALLIGLIVYPVLYSNDFFSSMLLPFLPDEFTSLLYNNEARAGWWYFIFSNLFYHWTPLLFIWYALAKNNESWSSVGVNWSWFAKHKYWYIGLLVVLVISAFIVPNIYYGSELPARSQAGFIGPISTLERLAAIIVLAFTAAITEEIIFRGFALTRLNRIIKNPWFILPIIAVSFVFIHGEIRSISLTLNYLIFSLIFGATFILLRFKRLEILIVIHFMINASLVFVP from the coding sequence ATGAATTCGGACGTTCAAACTAAAGCTTTTCTAGACAAGTATACGACTCTAGCATTACTAATAGGCTTGATTGTCTACCCTGTTTTGTATAGCAATGATTTTTTTAGCTCAATGTTGCTTCCATTCTTGCCCGATGAATTTACTTCACTATTGTATAACAACGAAGCAAGAGCTGGATGGTGGTATTTTATTTTTTCTAACCTGTTTTACCATTGGACTCCACTTCTGTTTATCTGGTACGCATTAGCTAAAAATAATGAAAGTTGGAGCTCTGTGGGTGTTAACTGGTCTTGGTTCGCTAAACATAAATATTGGTATATCGGGCTTCTTGTTGTACTAGTTATTTCAGCATTTATCGTTCCTAATATATATTACGGAAGTGAGCTACCAGCAAGATCTCAAGCAGGATTTATCGGCCCAATCAGCACATTAGAACGCTTAGCCGCTATTATTGTCCTCGCATTCACTGCTGCTATTACAGAAGAAATTATATTTAGAGGTTTTGCATTAACACGATTAAATAGAATTATAAAAAACCCTTGGTTTATATTGCCAATAATAGCAGTATCATTTGTATTTATTCATGGTGAAATTCGCTCCATTAGCCTAACTTTAAACTATTTGATTTTTAGTCTGATTTTTGGCGCTACCTTTATTCTGCTTAGATTTAAACGGCTCGAGATTTTAATTGTTATACATTTTATGATAAATGCTAGCTTGGTTTTTGTCCCTTAG
- a CDS encoding YkgJ family cysteine cluster protein, translating to MLITDTGVPEQYVAVDNWGGMTMARLDDGWCAALDRSTMLCRIYENRPLICREFEMGGYECLAERT from the coding sequence ATGTTAATTACCGATACCGGCGTGCCTGAACAGTATGTTGCTGTAGATAACTGGGGCGGCATGACGATGGCGCGCTTAGATGATGGCTGGTGTGCAGCTTTAGACCGCTCTACCATGCTTTGTCGTATTTATGAAAATCGGCCGTTAATTTGCCGCGAATTTGAAATGGGCGGCTATGAATGCCTGGCTGAAAGAACCTAG
- a CDS encoding GNAT family N-acetyltransferase gives MSTIHIRPASIDDAALILKFVTDLAIYEKAEHEVKATQVDIEESLFGADANAQAVICSIDNTPVGYAVYFFNYSTWLGKPGLYLEDLYVSAQCRGSGAGTAMLKYLANIALAKNCGRFEWSVLDWNEPAIKFYQSIGAKPQDEWIGYRLTGKALNDFANA, from the coding sequence ATGTCGACAATACACATTCGTCCAGCAAGCATAGACGACGCTGCTTTAATCCTTAAATTTGTTACAGACTTGGCCATTTACGAAAAAGCCGAACATGAAGTAAAAGCAACCCAAGTAGATATTGAGGAGTCGTTATTTGGTGCAGATGCCAATGCACAAGCGGTGATTTGTAGTATCGATAATACGCCAGTAGGTTATGCAGTGTACTTTTTTAATTATTCGACATGGTTAGGTAAACCTGGGCTGTATTTGGAAGATTTGTACGTTTCTGCACAGTGTAGAGGTTCAGGTGCTGGCACCGCGATGCTTAAATACTTAGCAAACATTGCACTAGCTAAAAACTGTGGCCGCTTTGAATGGAGTGTATTGGACTGGAATGAGCCAGCTATTAAGTTCTACCAATCTATTGGTGCCAAACCACAAGACGAATGGATAGGGTATCGCTTAACCGGTAAAGCACTAAACGACTTTGCCAATGCTTAG
- a CDS encoding tRNA-binding protein has product MEHINWDDFQKVDIRVGTIIDVEDFPEARRPAYKLKVDFGQAIGIKKSSAQITNLYAKEELLGKQVLAVVNFPPKQIGPIMSECLVTGLYRPDGSVVLATVDMKLPNGTRLA; this is encoded by the coding sequence ATGGAACATATTAATTGGGATGATTTTCAAAAAGTCGATATTCGGGTTGGGACCATTATTGATGTCGAAGACTTTCCAGAGGCGCGTCGGCCTGCTTACAAATTGAAGGTTGATTTCGGTCAAGCAATCGGTATTAAAAAGTCTAGTGCGCAGATCACTAATCTATATGCAAAAGAAGAACTGTTGGGTAAGCAGGTGTTAGCAGTAGTAAATTTCCCACCAAAACAAATTGGCCCTATTATGTCTGAATGTTTAGTTACTGGGCTGTACCGCCCTGATGGTTCTGTGGTGCTAGCAACTGTTGATATGAAGCTACCTAATGGCACAAGGCTGGCATAA
- a CDS encoding cold-shock protein — MAKGTVKWFNAEKGFGFISPEDGSKDLFVHHSEIQAGGGYATLSDGQAVEFEVGQGQKGPCANKVVPV, encoded by the coding sequence ATGGCTAAAGGTACAGTTAAGTGGTTCAACGCTGAAAAAGGTTTTGGTTTTATTTCTCCTGAAGACGGCAGCAAAGATCTGTTTGTTCATCACTCTGAAATTCAAGCCGGTGGTGGCTACGCAACTTTAAGCGACGGCCAAGCGGTCGAGTTTGAAGTTGGTCAAGGCCAGAAAGGTCCTTGTGCAAATAAAGTAGTTCCTGTTTAA
- a CDS encoding VOC family protein has translation MNLNQVTLPVKHMDEATEFYLKLGFTQIVDTPHYARFECTEGNSTFSLSLETGDFSNGVVIYFEHEKLDQWVSDLKSIGIEFDQEPTEQSYLWREAILQDPSGNKIKLYWAGENRLNPPWRVDKRA, from the coding sequence GTGAATCTTAATCAAGTTACATTACCAGTTAAACACATGGATGAAGCTACAGAGTTTTATTTAAAACTAGGATTTACCCAAATTGTAGATACTCCCCATTATGCACGCTTCGAATGCACCGAAGGAAATTCAACTTTTTCACTTTCACTAGAAACTGGTGATTTTTCAAATGGTGTAGTAATTTATTTTGAACATGAAAAGTTAGATCAATGGGTATCGGATTTAAAGTCTATTGGTATCGAGTTTGATCAAGAGCCAACAGAGCAAAGTTATCTATGGCGTGAAGCAATACTACAGGATCCATCAGGTAATAAAATCAAACTATACTGGGCAGGCGAAAATAGACTCAATCCACCCTGGAGAGTAGATAAGCGTGCCTAA
- a CDS encoding mechanosensitive ion channel family protein, whose product MEPINILLAQIKDMARSAIEILPQLLIAIIILVLTYAFAKLAKNIAKRILKHTHLRQSLAELLVLFSSLAIWLFGIMIAAIIAFPDLTPTKMLAGLGIGSVAIGFAFKDIFENFLAGIIILIRKEMRINDFIECEGYEGTVEAILVRETHIRKTDGELVILPNSMLFKNPLTIKTDIDQRRTTIICGVGYGENVDEARSVIKQAVTDCKTVISDSRPVQIFANEFADSSVNFEVTWWTGSKPIDIRQSRDEVIAAIKSALDNADIEIPFPYRTLTFNQPVSINTNQQMDE is encoded by the coding sequence ATGGAGCCCATTAACATTCTACTCGCCCAGATTAAGGATATGGCAAGAAGTGCTATCGAGATTTTGCCGCAGTTACTCATTGCTATAATCATCCTTGTTTTAACTTATGCCTTCGCCAAATTAGCCAAAAACATTGCCAAACGTATTCTTAAGCACACCCATTTACGCCAGAGCTTGGCGGAGCTGCTGGTGTTATTCTCTTCTTTAGCCATCTGGCTATTCGGAATAATGATTGCTGCGATTATCGCCTTTCCAGATCTAACCCCGACAAAAATGCTGGCAGGTTTGGGCATAGGCTCGGTAGCAATTGGTTTTGCTTTTAAAGATATATTTGAGAATTTTTTAGCCGGGATCATCATATTGATCCGCAAAGAAATGCGCATCAATGACTTTATAGAATGTGAAGGTTATGAGGGCACTGTTGAGGCGATATTAGTACGTGAGACCCATATTCGTAAAACAGATGGTGAATTAGTGATACTGCCCAATAGTATGTTATTCAAAAATCCATTGACGATAAAAACCGATATTGACCAACGTAGAACCACCATTATCTGTGGAGTGGGCTATGGCGAAAATGTGGATGAAGCTAGGTCGGTTATCAAACAAGCGGTAACTGACTGTAAAACGGTAATCAGTGACTCACGTCCTGTACAAATATTTGCTAATGAATTTGCCGATTCGTCGGTGAATTTTGAAGTAACGTGGTGGACGGGATCTAAGCCAATAGATATTAGGCAGTCACGAGACGAAGTCATTGCCGCTATTAAATCTGCGCTGGATAATGCGGATATCGAAATTCCATTTCCATATAGAACGCTCACTTTTAATCAGCCAGTTAGTATTAACACTAATCAGCAGATGGACGAATAG
- a CDS encoding DUF302 domain-containing protein produces the protein MKKLVSIGLVLLAASFSVAASDGLVKYESHHSVKETADRFESIAKSKGLTLFARIVHQKNASGVGLELRPTEVIIFGNPKVGTPLMQCAQDVAIDLPQKVLVSEDADNKVWLSYNNPSYLMKRHDIKNCDEVINKISGILGKLSKAAVAK, from the coding sequence ATGAAAAAATTAGTATCAATAGGGCTCGTTCTACTTGCAGCCTCGTTTTCAGTAGCAGCCTCGGATGGTTTGGTTAAATATGAAAGTCATCACTCAGTAAAAGAAACCGCTGACCGTTTTGAAAGTATTGCTAAGAGCAAAGGATTAACGCTATTTGCAAGAATAGTCCATCAAAAAAATGCTAGTGGTGTAGGGCTAGAACTACGTCCAACGGAAGTTATTATTTTTGGTAATCCTAAAGTTGGCACGCCTTTAATGCAATGTGCTCAGGATGTTGCAATTGATTTACCGCAAAAGGTATTGGTTAGTGAGGACGCCGATAATAAAGTTTGGTTATCTTACAACAATCCGAGTTACCTAATGAAGCGTCATGATATAAAAAATTGCGATGAAGTAATTAATAAGATTTCAGGTATTTTAGGTAAGTTGTCAAAAGCTGCAGTTGCCAAGTAG
- a CDS encoding helicase HerA-like domain-containing protein — MSDKPSLLIGGTASGHFLMDASMANRHGLIAGATGTGKTITLQNLTENFSRLGVPVFLADVKGDLSGLAAPGSTHPKIDARVKQLKIENYQFRSVPTVFWDMFGHKGHNIRTTISDMGPLLLASLLELNDTQSGVLYACFKVADDNGWLLLDLKDLRSMLTWLADNAKELKGEYGNISSSSIGAIQRKLLVLEEQGAEHFFNEPAIALDDLIKTDFSGNGVVNVLDVTKLIHESPKLYACFLIWLLAELFENLPEVGDADRPKFVLFFDEAHLIFDGAADVLVNKIEQVVRLIRSKGVGVYFVSQSPMDIPEDILGQLGMKIQHALRAFTPKDKKVVKASAASFRQNPDINTEQLITELGVGVALVSVLDADGKPTPVELVYIKPPESRVGPLTDAERADYITRSPYKGRYDKVIDRESAHELLKQKAEKLAESNADIAAQQQAEKQAEKEAKTSAVKSKRTRQTPVEAMVKSAARSMGSQIGRQLIRGILGSLFGKR; from the coding sequence ATGAGTGATAAGCCTAGTTTATTAATCGGTGGCACTGCTTCCGGTCATTTTTTGATGGATGCGAGCATGGCTAACCGGCATGGCTTAATTGCTGGCGCAACGGGTACGGGTAAAACCATTACCTTACAAAATTTGACAGAGAACTTTTCCCGTTTAGGGGTGCCGGTTTTTCTTGCTGATGTGAAAGGCGATCTTTCTGGATTAGCCGCGCCGGGCAGTACACACCCCAAAATTGACGCCCGAGTTAAGCAACTGAAGATTGAAAATTATCAATTTCGCTCTGTGCCTACGGTGTTTTGGGATATGTTTGGCCATAAAGGTCATAATATCCGCACTACCATTTCAGATATGGGGCCTTTGCTACTTGCTAGCCTGTTAGAGTTGAACGATACCCAAAGTGGTGTGTTATATGCCTGCTTTAAGGTTGCAGATGATAATGGCTGGTTACTGCTGGATCTAAAAGATTTGCGCTCGATGTTAACCTGGTTGGCCGACAACGCAAAGGAGTTGAAAGGCGAGTATGGCAATATATCCTCTTCTAGTATCGGTGCCATTCAACGAAAATTATTAGTGTTAGAAGAGCAAGGCGCTGAGCATTTTTTCAATGAACCGGCCATTGCACTAGACGATTTAATTAAGACCGACTTTTCAGGTAACGGCGTGGTCAACGTGCTGGATGTAACCAAGTTAATTCATGAGTCACCAAAATTATATGCCTGCTTTTTGATTTGGTTACTGGCGGAACTGTTTGAAAACTTGCCAGAGGTAGGTGATGCAGATAGACCGAAATTTGTGTTGTTTTTTGATGAAGCACATTTGATATTTGATGGTGCCGCCGATGTATTAGTTAACAAAATAGAACAGGTGGTAAGGCTGATACGCTCAAAAGGGGTTGGGGTATATTTTGTTAGCCAAAGCCCGATGGATATACCGGAAGATATACTGGGTCAATTAGGCATGAAAATTCAACATGCTTTGCGCGCCTTTACCCCAAAAGATAAAAAAGTGGTGAAGGCATCTGCAGCGTCGTTTAGACAAAATCCTGATATTAATACCGAGCAGCTTATTACTGAGTTAGGTGTGGGAGTGGCCTTGGTTTCAGTATTAGACGCGGATGGTAAGCCAACACCGGTTGAACTGGTTTATATTAAACCACCTGAGTCGCGAGTCGGGCCTTTAACCGATGCGGAGCGTGCTGATTATATCACTCGCTCACCTTATAAAGGCCGTTACGATAAAGTTATCGACCGTGAATCGGCTCATGAATTATTAAAACAAAAAGCTGAGAAGCTCGCAGAGTCAAATGCTGATATAGCAGCCCAGCAACAAGCCGAAAAACAAGCTGAGAAAGAAGCTAAAACGTCAGCGGTTAAAAGTAAGCGTACTAGGCAAACTCCGGTTGAAGCAATGGTGAAAAGTGCCGCCAGAAGCATGGGCAGTCAGATTGGCCGCCAGTTAATTAGGGGTATTTTGGGTTCATTATTTGGTAAGCGTTAA
- a CDS encoding DUF6958 family protein — translation MGLKAHQIAVENINIPGKSSNVDATKYLAMKKAMLEILSATRPGLTQKEILQQVKAHLPESVFPQGATSGWWAKTVQLDLEAKGVVKRETCKPLRWHKA, via the coding sequence ATGGGCTTAAAAGCGCATCAAATTGCCGTAGAAAACATCAATATACCGGGTAAATCTAGCAACGTGGATGCTACTAAATATTTGGCTATGAAAAAAGCCATGCTTGAAATCCTATCAGCTACTCGCCCTGGGTTAACTCAAAAAGAAATACTACAGCAAGTGAAAGCGCACTTACCTGAAAGCGTTTTTCCTCAAGGTGCGACATCAGGGTGGTGGGCTAAAACGGTGCAGCTTGATCTAGAAGCAAAGGGCGTTGTAAAGCGGGAAACATGCAAGCCATTACGTTGGCATAAAGCGTAA
- a CDS encoding cold-shock protein, with the protein MAKGTVKWFNAEKGFGFITPEDGSKDLFVHHSEIQAGGGYATLSDGQAVEFEVGEGQKGPCANKVVPV; encoded by the coding sequence ATGGCTAAAGGTACAGTTAAGTGGTTTAACGCTGAAAAAGGTTTTGGTTTTATTACACCTGAAGACGGCAGTAAAGATCTATTTGTTCATCACTCTGAAATTCAAGCTGGTGGTGGTTATGCAACTTTAAGTGATGGCCAAGCGGTCGAATTTGAAGTTGGTGAAGGCCAAAAAGGTCCTTGTGCTAACAAAGTTGTTCCTGTTTAG